TTTAAACATAGAAAGTGCTAAAAAAATGATTGGCACTCATGCCAACGCTTCAGCAATCACTTTAGATGTCTTTGATGCCAATTCTAGAGAAACAGCAGTTAAAAACGCCGATATCGTTATCTCTATGTTACCGGCACGTTTCCATATAGAAGTTGCAAAAGACTGTGTTACTTTTGGAAAAAGCATGGTTACCGCGTCTTATGTTAGTGACGAGATGCAAGCACTTGACCAAGCTGCAAAAGATAAAGGCTTAGTCTTTATGAATGAGATTGGTGTTGATCCAGGATTGGACCACATGAGTGCTATGCAAGTTATTGATGGCATACGCGAAAAAGGTGGTAAAATAATCCTGTTCGAATCCTTTACAGGAGGTCTAGTAGCACCAGAAAGCGACAACAACTTATGGAATTATAAATTTACGTGGAATCCTAGAAACGTAGTTACTGCAGGACAAGGTGGTGCTGCTAAATTTCTTCAAGAAAACACATACAAATACATCCCTTACAACCGTTTATTTAGACGTACCGAGTTTTTAGACGTCGATGGTTTTGGACGTTTTGAAGCCTACGCCAACCGTGACTCTTTAAAATACCAAAGTGTTTACGATCTAAATAATGTCAAAACATTATACAGAGGAACCATGCGTCGTGTTGGTTTTTCTAGAGCATGGCAAGTTTTTGTAGCCTTAGGGATGACCGATGACAGTTACACCATAGATGATAGCAAAAACATGAGCTACCGTGATTTTGTAAATGCCTTTTTACCATACAGCCCAACGGACTCTGTAGAGCTTAAATTTAGACACGCTTTAAAAATAGATCAAGATGACATTATTTGGGACAAGTTTTTAGAATTAGATATTTTTAGTAAAACAAAAATGGTCGCATTAGACAAAGCAACACCTGCTCAAATTTTACAAAAAATACTATTGGACAGTTGGACCTTAGACCCTGAAGATAAAGACATGATTGTAATGTACCATAAGTTTGGATATGAGTTAAATGGCAAACAATATCAAATTGATGCTACTATGGTTACCCTTGGAGAAGACCAAACGTATACCGCAATGGCAAAAACCGTTGGGCTACCTGTAGCCATGGCTACTTTAGCCATATTAAACGGTAAGATTACAACACCAGGTGTACAAATTCCGATTTCAAAAGAAGTATATACACCAATATTAAAAGAACTTGAAGACTACGGCATTACATTTAAAGAAACCGAAGTCCCTTATTTAGGCTACAACCCTTTAAATGTTTAATTTTTGGGCGTTACCACACAAAACTTACAAGGTTCCAAACCCCTTGTAAGTTTTATTTAGGTCAGGCTATCCGTTATATCTTTTTTGCTTCTAATGGCAAAAAAGGATGCCACTTCTATCCTTAACGCATCCAACCAAAGGACATGCAAAAATCAAAGTTTTACTTTC
This portion of the Olleya sp. Bg11-27 genome encodes:
- a CDS encoding saccharopine dehydrogenase family protein, whose translation is MRKILVIGSGKSTSYLIKYLLDKSTTENLQITVGDLNIESAKKMIGTHANASAITLDVFDANSRETAVKNADIVISMLPARFHIEVAKDCVTFGKSMVTASYVSDEMQALDQAAKDKGLVFMNEIGVDPGLDHMSAMQVIDGIREKGGKIILFESFTGGLVAPESDNNLWNYKFTWNPRNVVTAGQGGAAKFLQENTYKYIPYNRLFRRTEFLDVDGFGRFEAYANRDSLKYQSVYDLNNVKTLYRGTMRRVGFSRAWQVFVALGMTDDSYTIDDSKNMSYRDFVNAFLPYSPTDSVELKFRHALKIDQDDIIWDKFLELDIFSKTKMVALDKATPAQILQKILLDSWTLDPEDKDMIVMYHKFGYELNGKQYQIDATMVTLGEDQTYTAMAKTVGLPVAMATLAILNGKITTPGVQIPISKEVYTPILKELEDYGITFKETEVPYLGYNPLNV